The following is a genomic window from Acidimicrobiales bacterium.
AACCGCAACGTGCAGGTGAAGGCGTCGGTCGGCGGCTTCGTGCCCAAGCCCTTCACCCCCTTCCAGTGGTTCGGCCAGAACACGGTGGCCGAGCTGCAGCGCAAGGTGGGCCTGCTGCGCGACGCCGCCCGGGGCAGCCGGCAGCTCCAGCTCACGTGGCACGACCCCAAGGCCACGCTGGTGGAGGGCCTGATGTCCCGCGGCGACCGCCGGCTCGGCCCGGTGATCGAGTCCGTGTGGCGCCAGGGCGGCACGTTCCAGGAGTGGAGCGAGCACTTCGACCTGGCCCTGTGGGAGAAGGCGATGGCGGAGGCCGGGCTCGAGCCCGACTGGTACGTCCACCGGCACCGCACCGAGGACGAGGTCCTCCCCTGGGACCACATCTCCGCCGGCCTCCACAAGGACTTCCTGTGGCAGGACTGGCAGGACGCCCTGGCCGAGGTCGGCCTCCCCGATTGCCGCTGGACGCCCTGCTACGACTGTGGGGCATGCACCGGCTACGGCATCGAGCACGTCGTCGCTTCGCCGGTGCCCCCGGCGGGCGGCAGCCAGGGAACGGGTCAGGACCTCATGCGCGGCACCGGTGTGCCCGTCGCCCTGACCACCAAGCGACCCGTCGGCGTGGGCACACCATGAGCGGCCCGACCGCACCCCGCAAGCTCCGGGTCCGCTTCACCAAGACGGGGAAGGTCCGCTTCACGAGCCACCGTGACGTGGCGCGCATCTGGGAGCGGGCGCTGCGACGGGCCGGGCTTCCCGTCGCCTACTCGGAGGGCTTCTCGCCGCGGCCGCGGCTCAGCTTCGGGCTGGCGCTGTCGACCGGGCACGAGTCGCTCGGCGAGTACCTCGACGTCAACCTGCGGGAGGACGCGCCCGGAGGCGACGTGGCCTGCGAGTTGTTCGCCCTACAGGTCAACCCGGCGCTGCCGGTCGGCCTGGAGGTGCAGGCCGTGGAGCCCCTCGCCGCGGGGGCCGACTCGCTGCAGCAGGCGGTGACGAGCTCCACCTGGCACTTCGAGCTCTCGGGCCTCTCGGACGACGCGCTGGCGGCGGCGATCGCCCGCACGATGGCCACCGACGAGATCGTGGTCACCCGGGAGCGGAAAGGCCAAGAAGTCACCGAGGACATCCGGCCATGTATCCTCGCCTTGCAGGTGCTGCCCCCTGGCACAGGATGCGGGGTGGCAGAGGCCGAGCTGGCGACCCAGCCCAGAAGTTTGCGACCAGCCGAGCTGGTCGACGCGCTCGACCCGGCATTGCATGCCGATCGGGTCGTGCGCATGCATCAATGGACGCTGGTCGGCGGCGCCCGGCAGGAGGTCATCCCCCTCCCCCCGGCAGCGACGCTGGCCCCGCACGCCCAGGCGCGTGCGTCATGAGAAGGGAATCGATAGATGTCAGAGACCGAGGCACGGTCGGAGGCGCCTCAGCGCCCTGAGCCGTCCCCGTCCACCGACGATGCGCAGGTTGCACCCACAACCGGCGACGCGACGGCGGCGGGAGAGACTTCAAGCGAGGCGGCGTCGTCTGACGCCTCTCGCAAACGCCGGCGGCGCGGTTCACGCGGTGGTCGCAAGCGGTCCAAGCCGCGCAGCGAGGGCGGCGACGGCGCCGGTAGCGGCGACGAGGACGATAGCGACGACGGCGACGACGACGAGGGCCCGCCGAGCGACAACGGCAGGTCCCGCAGCTCCCGCAGCAGCCGGGAGCCCGACGAGCTGCCCGACCCGCCGAACGAAGGCCGTCCGTCGGTCGAGGCGGCGGAGAAGGCGCTGGTGCGCAAGGCCGCCCCGTCGGGCGCGCCCAACCGGCCGAAGATCGGCGACACCATGCCCGCACCGGCTGCGGCGGCCGCGCAGGCCGACGCGGACGCCAAGGAAGGCTCGGGTGGCGGACGTCGGCGCCGGGGTCGCGGCGGGCAGTCGAAGACAGGCGCCGTCGTCGGCGCCGGTTCCGGCGCGGGCGCACCGGCCGACGACATGGCCGCCCGCAGCAGTGGCGGCCGCAACAGCGGTGGCGGTGGCGGCGATCGCGCCGGCGATGACACGGGCGCCAAGCGGAAGCGCCGTCGCCGGGGCCGCGGCGGCACTGGCACTGGCAGTGGCAGTGGCCAGGGCAGCGGCTCCAGCCGTCCGGCGGGCCAACCGGTCGAGATGCTCGCGGGCGTCCCCGTCGAGGTCGACGAGGAGACCCTGGAGCGCCGGCGGGGCCGCGAGCGCAAGGGCCGCCCGGTCGGTCGCTACATGATGTGCGTGCACGTCAGCGACAAGGCCACCCAGATCGCGGTGCTGGAGGGCCGGGCGCTCATCGAGCACTACGTGTCCCGCCCGTCCGACGACGTCTCCCAGATCCACGGCAACATCTACCTGGGCAAGGTCCAGAACGTGCTGCCGGGCATGGAGGCGGCGTTCGTCGACATCGGCACCCCCAAGAACGCCGTGCTGTACCGGGGCGACGTCCACTTCGAGAGCGAGGACATCGAGCGCAGTAGCGGCAAGGAGCGCCACCTGCGCATCGAGCAGATGCTGCGGGCCGGTCAGACCATCCTCTGCCAGGTCACCAAGAACCCGATCGGTGCCAAGGGCGCACGCCTCACCCAAGAGGTGTCGCTGCCCGGCCGGTTCGTGGTGCTGATCCCCAACTCGTCGACCTACGGCATCTCCAAGCGCCTCCCCGACGACGAGCGCAAGCGCCTCCGCCAGGTGCTCGACCGGGTGAAGCCGGCGCAGCACGGCATCATCGTGCGCACCGCGGCCGAGGGCGTCACCTCCGACGAGATCGAGAACGACGTCCGCCGCCTGCTGCGCCAGTGGGAGCAGATCGACAGCCTGGCCAAGCGTTCCAAGGCGCCCGCCATGCTCTACCGCGAGCCCGACATGGCCGTCCGGGTGATCCGCGAGGAGTTCAACCAGCACTACCGGGGCGTCGTGATCGACGACCGGGAGCTCTACGAGCAGGTGCGCGACTACGTCGGCTCGATCAGCCCCACGCTGGCCGACCGGGTGGAGTACTACGACCCCTCGGCCGAGGACCTGCCGCTGTTCGAGAAGCACCACGTCCACGAGCAGCTGCACCGGGCGCTCGACCCCAAGGTCTGGCTGCCGTCCGGTGGCTCGCTGATCATCGAGAAGACCGAGGCCCTCACGGTCATCGACGTGAACACCGGCAAGAACGTCGGCAAGTCGAGCCTCGAGGAGACGGTCTTCAAGAACAACCTCGAGGCCGCCGTCGAGATCGCGCGCCAGCTGCGGCTGCGCGACATCGGTGGCATCATCGTGGTCGACTTCATCGACATGGAGCGTCGCGACAACCGCGACGAGGTGGCGCACGTGTTCCGCGACGCCTTGTCCCGCGACAAGACCCGCACTCAGGTGTTCGAGATCTCCGAGCTGGGGCTCTGCGAGATGACCCGCAAGCGCATCGGCGAAGGGCTGCTCGAGTCGTTCTCGACGCACTGCCCGATGTGCGAAGGTCGTGGGGTCCTGGTCGACAAGGAGCTGTTGCCGGACTAGGGGAGGCGACGAGGGTGGGCGAGCTGGTTCCGGAAGAGCAACAGAGGCAACAACAGCCGGTGGTGGCCCGGCGCGACATGCGCGTGTCCGACGAGGACCGCCACGCCGTGGTCGACGAGCTGCGGGTGCACTTCAGCCTCGGCCGGATCGACCTGGCCGAGCTGGAGGACCGGGTGACCGGCGCGCTCGAGGCCAAGGTGCGCGGCGACCTCGAGCCGCTGCTCACCGACCTCCCCGAGCTGCGGCCCACGTCCAACTACAACGGCCCGCCCATCCGGGAGCGCGACCGGCCCGAGGGCGAGGCGTTCCGGGCGCACTTCTACCTGTGGGCCGTGCTGTCGGTGTTCTTCGTCGTGATCTGGGCCGGCACCGCGGCCCAGGCCGACGGCGACGTGCCGTTCTGGCCCGTCTTCCCCATCGCGGGGATCGGCCTGACGGTCGGGGTCCACGCGGCGCTGCGCAAGGCGACCGAGAACTAGCCCCTCCGCGGCTGGGCTCGGTAGGCTGGCGCGCCGCCTTCCCGGCGGAACCCCCTGAGTAGGTAAGGCTCTCGCATGTACGCAGTCATCAGGACCGGTGGCAAGCAGCACCGGGTGGAAGAGGGACAGACGCTCGACATCGAGCTGATCGGCGACGACGACAAGGTCGAGCTGAAGCCGATCCTGCTGGTCGACGGCGACACCGTGCTGGCCAAGCCGAGCGAGCTGACCAAGGCCACCGTCAGCGCCAAGGTGCTGGGTGAGACCAAGGGCCCGAAGATCAACGGGTTCACCTACAAGAACAAGAGCAACAACAGCAAGCGCTGGGGTCACCGCCAGCGGTACACCACCATAGAGATCACCGGGATCTCCAAGGGCTGAACGGGAGGCCGACATGTCGAAGACCAAGGGCGCCGGTTCAACTCGAAACGGCCGCGACTCACAGAGCAAGCGCCTCGGCGTCAAGGCGTTCGACGGCACCGCCGTCCACGCCGGCACGATCATCGTGCGCCAGCGGGGCACCCGGTTCCACCCGGGCGAGAACGTCGGACGGGGCGGCGACGACACGCTGTTCGCCCTGATCGACGGCAAGGTGAAGTTCGGCCAGCGACGCGGTCGCAAGCTGGTCGACATCCTGCCCTCCGAGTAGCCCGGCCACCGCGCCGAGGCGAGGTACACCGCCACGTCACAGCAACAGTTCGTCGACGAATGCAACCTGCACGTCAAAGGCGGTGATGGCGGGGCCGGGGCGGTGGCGTTCCGGCGCGAGGCCCACGTCCCCAAGGGCGGGCCCGACGGTGGTGACGGCGGCAACGGCGGCGACGTCTGGCTGGTCGCCAACCGCAACGTCGCCTCGCTCCTGTCGTTCAAGGACACGCCGTTCCGGCGCGCCACCAACGGCACCCACGGCCAGGGCAAGGGTCGCCACGGGCGAGCCGGCAGCGACATGGTGGTGATGGTGCCGGAGGGCACCCAGGTGCTCGACCGCGACGGCGTCGTCATCGCCGACCTGGTCCACGCCGGCGACCGCTACCTGGCGGCCGCCGGTGGCCGTGGCGGGCGGGGCAACGCCAAGTTCCTGTCCAACAAGCGCCGCGTGCCGGGGTTCGCCGAGCAGGGTGAGATCGGCGAGGAGCACTGGCTGCGGCTGGAGCTGAAGCTGCTGGCCGACGTGGCGCTCGTCGGGTTCCCCAACGTGGGCAAGTCGACGCTGATCAGCCGCATGTCGGCCGCCAAGCCGAAGATCGCCGACTACCCGTTCACCACGCTGGAGCCGCACCTCGGGGTCGTCCGGCTGGAGGACACCTTCGAGTACGTGGTGGCCGACGTGCCGGGCCTCATCGAGGGCGCCAGCGAGGGGAAGGGGCTGGGCCACCGGTTCCTGCGCCACGTGGAGCGGGCCCGGGTGCTGTGCGTGTTGATCGACCTGGCCCCGGTCGCCCCGGCGCCGCCCGCCGAGCAGCTGGCGGTGCTCCTGCACGAGCTGGAGGCCTACCAACCCGACCTGCTCGCCCGCCCCCGCCTGGTCATCGGCAGCCGCGTCGACCTGGAGGAGTCGGGTTCTGACGGGTCCGACGACCCCGGGGTCGAGCTCGACCTGCGGGTGTCCGCCGTGGTCGGGACCGGGGTGGCGGAGCTGCGGGGTCGGCTGGCCGACGCCGTGCGGCTGGCCCGGGAGGAGCTGGCGGAGCCGACCCAGTTCGTGGTCCATCGGCCGATACGGCAGGGCTACGAGGTGGTGCGCGACGGCGACCGCTGGATGGTGGAGGGACGTGAGGTGGTGCGGGCGGTGGCGCTGTCGGACCTCACCCGGCCCGACGCCCTGGCCGAGGCCCACCGCCGCCTGAAGAAGCTGGGAGTCGACCGGGCCCTTGCCCGAGCGGGAGCCCAGCAGGGCGATACGGTGCAGATCGGCGGACTGGCATTCGAGTACTCCGACGACGACATATCAACATAGGAAGACGAGGATGAGGCGGTAGGACAAGGGTGACGTACTCGTGATCGTGGTCGCCAAGATCGGCAGCTCTTCGATTACCGACGAATCAGGTCACATCGACAAGTCGGCCGTCGCCAAGTTCTGCACCGAGGTGGCGGCGTTGTGGGAGATCGGCCATCGGGTGGTGGTCGTGACCAGTGGTGCGATCGCCGCGGGCCTCCCCGCCCTGGGCCTCGACCACCGTCGCACCCGTGACGCGGTCACCCTGCAGGCGGTGTCGGCCATCGGGCAGAGCCGGCTCATGCGGGTGTACGACGCCGCGCTGGGCGAGATGGGCCTGGTCGGGGGACAGATCCTGCTGGCCCCGCTCGACTTCATGATGCGCCAGCAGTACCTCCACGCCCGGTCGACGCTGAACCGGCTGCTGGAGCTGGGCGTGGTGCCGGTGATCAACGAGAACGACGCCATCGCCGACGACGAGATCCGCTTCGGCGACAACGACCGTCTGGCGGCCCTGGTGGCCCACCTGCTGAAGGCCGACCTGCTGGTGCTGCTCACCGACCAGCCCGGCCTGCTCACCGCCGACCCCCGCTTCGACGCCCAGGCGTCGCTGATCGAGGAGATCGTCGAGCTGGACCACACGCTCGACGCCGTGGTCGGCGGGGCGGGCGACCGGGGGAGCGGCGGCATGGCGTCGAAGCTGGCGGCCGCCAAGATCGCCGCCTGGTCGGGTGTGCGGGCGGTGATCGCCCAGGCCGACCGGCCCAACGTGCTGGTCGACGCGGTCCACGGCGCCAACGGCGTGGGCACCGTGGTGGTGCCCCGGGGACGTCGCCTGGGGGCGCGCAAGCTGTGGATCGCCTTCGCCGTCGGGTCGACGGGCACGATCGTGGTCGACGAGGGCGCCCGGACCGCCGTGTTCGGGCGGGGCAAGTCGCTGCTGCCGGCCGGAGTGGTGGAGGTGAAGGGCAGCTTCGAGGTCGACGCTCCCGTCGAGATCGCCACCAAGGATGGTCAGGTGTTCGCCAAGGGCCTCACCCGGATCGACGCCGCCGGCCTGCGGGCGGTGGCCGGCCAGCGCACCCCCGACCTGCCCGAGGGCGTGCCCCACGAGGTCATCCACCGCGACGACCTCGTCGTCCTCCCGCGGTAGGGGTGTCGGTGGGCGAGGGTGTGGATCCGACGTCGGGCGACGGGTTCGTCCTGGTCGCGGACGGGACCGCACGGTGGGGCCTCTACGGCGCCGCCGGGTTGCTGGTCCGCCACGTCGACGCGGCCACCGGGGCAGCGTCGATCTTCGTGGCGCTGCGCTCGCAGTGGACCCACATGGGCGGCAAGTGGGCGGTCCCCGGCGGGGCGCTCGCCCTCGGCGAGACACCGGTGGAGGCGGCGCTCCGCGAGTTCCGCGAGGAGATCGGGATGTCGCTGCCGGCCGAGCGGGTGGTCGAGATCCACGAGGACGACCACGGCGGCTGGTCGTACTGGACCGTCGTCCTCGACGTCGACGAGCCTTTCCCCCTGCCCACGGGCATCAACTGGGAGACCGCCGAGGTCCGCTGGGCCGTGGCGCACGAGCTCCACGACCTCGCGCTCCTCGAACCCTTCCGCGCCACCCTGATCCGCTTGGCGCTCCTGCCCGGGCCCGGCTGACGGCCGGGCGAAGGCCGCTCAGCTCCCCTCGGGCTTCGCGGCCTCCTCCTTCTCGGTGGCGGGGATCTCGGGGACGTCGTCGGTGACGGACGGGGCGCCGATGCCGAGCTGGTCCTTGATCTGCGACAGCCGGGCCTGGGCCTCGACGTTCATCGACGCCGACTCGACCTCGAGCATCCGTGACTCGACCGAGGTGTCGGTGAGCTCCGACATGCCCTTGGCCTTGGCGTAGCGGGCCTCGATCTTGTCGCGCACCTCGTTGAGGGTGGGCACGTCCTCGCCGACCGTCTCCGACAGCGACGACATGGCCTTGTTCATCGTCTCCTGCATCTTGGCCTGGTCGAGCTGCGACAGGAGCTTCTGTCGCTCGGCCAGCTTCTGCTGGAGGGCCATGGCGTTCTGCTCGACGGCCTTCTTCGCCTGGTTGGCCGCGTCGGTCGACTGGAGGTGCATCTGCTTGAGGTCGTCGACCTCCTTCTCCAGCTGGATCAGGCGGTTGGCGAAGGCCTCGGCCGTGGACGTGAACTGCGCCGACTTGGTGGCGTCGCCGGACTTCGCCGCGTCGTCGGCCATCCGCACCGCCTGCACGGCGTTGCCGTTGACCTTCTCGAGCTCGCCCATGGTGCGGTTGAGCCGCATCTCGGTCTGCTTCTGGTGCGCGATGACGTTGGCCGCCTGCTCCTTGAGCCGGCGCTGCTGGTCCTGCGCCTCGGTCAACGCCTGCTCCAGCTGGACCTTGGGGTCGGCCCGCTCGCTGAACGACGATGACAGCTTCGCCGTCATGTACTTCCACCACCGCCGGATCAGTTTCAACATGCGACCACCCTACGCTAGAGCTGTGACAGTCAAGGCCGCGCAGCGTCTTGACCCCGCTTGGGGCTGCGGCGGGTGGTTGGAGGGCCGTGACAGTCAGGACTCCGGGTCGTCGGCCTTAGCCTCGGGGGATCGACTCGGATCTGCGGCTGGCCCGTCGTGCCGTGGCGGCGGTGTTCTTCGTCAACGGTGCGCTGTTCGCGAACTGGGTGACGCGCGTCCCGGCGGTGAAGGACGCCGTCGATACCGGCACCGGACCGCTCGGCGTGGCCCTGCTGGGCATCGGGGCGGGGTCGCTGCTGTCGATGCCGTTCTCGGGCCGGCTGTGCGAGCGCTACGGCAGCGGGCGGATCGTCACCGCCAGCGGCCTGGGGATGTCGGCCGTGCTGCTCCTGCCCGCCTTCGCCCCCGACGTGGTGACCCTCGGCCTGTGCCTGCTGTTCTACGGCGCCGGCTTCGGCCTGCTCGACGTGTCGATGAACGTCCAGGCGGTCGCCGTGGTGAAGCGGCTGGAGCGGCCGATCATGCCGTGGTTCCACGCCGCCTTCAGCTGCGGCGGCCTGGCCGGCGCCGCCACCGGAGGCCTGGCCGCCCAGGCCGACCTCGGCCCCGCGCCCCACTTCGCCCTGGTCGGCTCCGTCATGGCGGTGGTCGTGCTGTGGGCGGATCGGCACCTGTTGCCGGACCCCGACCCCGTGCCCGAGCCCGCACCGAAGCCGGAACCCGAGCCCGACCCGACGCTGCAAGGCCGAGATGGCGACGGCGACCGCGACCGCCGGACCCGGCGGTTGAACCCCTACGTGATCGGCGTCGGGGCCGTCGCCGCCTGCGCCGCGCTGGGCGAGGGCGTGATGGCCGACTGGTCCACCCTGTTCCTCCGCGACGTCCGTGACGTCGACGCCGGCCCCGCGGCCGCCGGGTTCGCGGCGTTCTCCGTCGCCATGACCGCCGGTCGCCTCGGCGGCGAGGCCGCCATCCGCCGCCTCGGTGCCACCAGGGTCCTGCAGGTCGGCGGGTCGACCGCGGCCGCCGGCGTCGTCCTCGCCGTGACCGTGCCGTCGCCCGTCGCCGCCGTCGTCGGCTTCCTGCTGGTGGGCCTGGGCCTGTCGTGCGGCTTCCCCCTGGCCATCAGCGCCGCCGGCGAGAGCGGGTCCGGGTCGGGCAGCAACGAGATCGCCACCGCCTCGATGATCGGCTACCTGGGCTTCCTCCTCGGCCCGCCCCTCATCGGACTGCTGGCCGAGGTCGTGGGCCTGGGCCCCGCGCTGCTCGCCATCGCCGTCTCGTCGGCGGGCCTCGTCGCCCTGGCCCCGATCCTCGGGACCGCCGACCCGGCCGCTACCGGCCCAGACCCGGTAAGGGCAGGCGCGCGGTGAGCGCGGCGGCCTCGGGGACCTGCAACCAGCGCGTCATCACCAGGTAGACGACCCCGGCCGGGCCGAGCACCAGCGGCGCCAGCAGCAGCGCCGGCCAACTGTTCGGCAGCACGGTGACCAGGCCGAACGCCACCGTGGCGGACACCGCGCACGACGCCGCGATCGGGTTGAGCCAGCGCCCGGCCATCCGGGTGCGCCCGATCCGCCAGGCGACCGCCCGCGCCAGCATCCGGTACTCGACGATCGCGGCGACGGTCGCGCCGATGGCGAAGGCGATCAGCCCCAGGTGGACGAACTCGGTGTTGAGCCGCACCGAGGACGGCAGCGGCCCGACGGCCCAGAAGTCGTCCCAGCCCTGCACGCCGTTCGACCCGATCGTCAACCGGTCGAGCGGGAACATCACGGCCAGGCTCACCACGGTCGACACGACCACCCGGATGACCGACAGCCGCGGCGGCGTCTTGGGGTCGTCCAGGGCGTAGAGGCCGTTCTGCAGCAGCCGCGACGACGTCGTCGCCGGTAGGCCGATGGCGAACACGGCCAGCGCCAGCCAGACGCCCCAGGTGTCGTCCCAGCCGAACTTGCCCCGCTGGAAGATGGCACCGACGATCACGTCGCCCACCACGACGTACATGGTGGCGATGGGCAGCACGTAGAAGGCGATGCGGGCCATGCCGTCTTCCAGGCGCCGCCGGAACAGCCGGCGGGTCTCGGGGTCGTGCACCGACACCTGCGACAGGTCGGGCAGCTCGGCGGCGGCCACACCGAGGCCGAACATCGAGATCGGCAGCTGGTACAGCAGCAGGGCGTAGAACAGCGACGACACCGCCCCGGTGGCCAGGAAGCTGGCCAGCCACAGGTCGATGTAGATGATGAACTGGACGATGCCCTTGCCCACGATGACGGGCATGAAGCGGGTCACCACGCTGCGGACCGGGGCGCTGCGGGTGTCGAGGCTCAGGCGCATGTTGCGGCCCAACAGGCCCAGCACCGGGCGCAGTTGCACCAGCAGCTGGAGCAGACCACCGACCAGCACGCCCCAGGCCAGGGCCGTCGCCATCCGCCACTGGCTCTGATGGGTGAGGCCGGCGGCGAACAGCGCCGCGATCTGGGCGGCGTTCCACAGCACCGGCGCGATGTAGGACAGGAAGAACTTGCGGTGGCTGTTGAGCACCCCGAGGCACCAGGCCGACAGCACCAGGAAGCCGATGCCGGGGAACATGATGCGGACGAGCCGGACGGTCAGTGCGAACGTCTCGCCCTCGAAGCCGGTGACCAACACCCGGGCGATCGGCTCGGCGAACATCACGCCGACGAGGCTGATGATGCCGGTGATCACCAGCAGCAGGCCGGCGATGGCCCCGGCCAGGCGGCCGGCCTCGCGCTCGTTGCCCTCGTCGCGCAGCCGGGCGTACACCGGGATGAACGACGCCGACAGCACACCTTCGCCCAGCAGGTTCTGCAGCATGTTGGGGATGCGCAGCGCCGCCTTGAAGGCGTCGGCGGCGGGGCCGGTGCCCAGGAAGGAGGCGATCACCGTCTCCCGCACGAGGCCGGCGCAGCTCGACAGGAAGATGGCGATGGCGACCAGCCGCGACGACTTCGACGACGACGGCTGCTCCTCCTCCTCGGGCGGCGGCTCCGGGGGTGGCGGGCGACCCGGCCGAGGGGGAGAAGGGCGGCGGGTCGGACGGACCTGGTCGTCGGCCCGGGTCCGCAGGCGAGGCCCCGACTGCTGCAGGAGCATCTCGTCGAGGATCGGCATCTCGATGGTCGGCGCGTCGGGCTCGTACCACCCGGGCTCCGGCTCCGGCCCGTCCTCGGCGTAGGGGGAGTGCGGACGCGGCGCGTGCCGCTCGCGCTCGTAGGGGTCAGCCCGCAGCCAGGGGTCCTGGTCGTGCTCGTCGTTGCCGGTCGTCACCCGGCGGGGCCTTGGGACATCCCACCCGTCGACGTGCCGTGCGTGCCGTGGGTCTCCTCCAGGGCCAGGCGGAGGGCCTCCATGTCGCTGACCATGCTGTCGACGTCGGTGGACAGGCTCGACACCGACGCGTTGGAGTCGGCCTGGGCCGAGAGCTCCAGCGCCCGCACCACGGCTTCGCCCATGCGGGCGTCGAGCAGCCGCAGCTGGCTGCGCGCCTGCTCGATGACCCGGTCCATCCGCTGGGCCGTCGCCTGCTGCACCTCGAGCGACTCGATGGTGCGGGCGACGCTCTCGTCGCCGGGGGAGGCGTCGCGGGCCTGGGCGGCCTCGGCCAGGTCACGGCCGATGTCGGCGGTGTCGATGCGACGCCGGGTCTGCACCAGCGACTCGCCCCGGTTGGCGATCTGCCACGTCTCCTGCACCAGGGTGTCCATCTGGCCGGCGATGCTCTGCAGGGTCTCCTGCAGCGGACCGGACCGGGTGCGGCTGACCGCCTCGTGGAAGCGGGCCCGGGCGGCGACGGCGTCCTGCACGGCCCGTCGCCACGGCTCCTGGAGGGTGAACGGGTCGATGCGGTCGCCCCGGGCCCGGCCGCCCCCGGTCATGGCGGCGCCGACCCGCACGGCCCACGCTCCCGCCCCGACCACCACGGCGCCGACGATCGGCAGCCCGAGGGCGATGCCCACCGCGGCCCCACCCCCGGCGGCGAGGATGCCGACGGGCGACATCATGGCCCGCGCCACCTTGGGCGTGAAGAAACGATCGCGCAGAGAGAGCCCCACGGCCTCAGAGTAGTTGTGGGGTCGCGTGACCAGGGGGAGCCAGTCCATTCGCTTCGCGTCCAGGTTCCGTTCACCCGACGGCTGTAGGGTCCCGGCCCGTGGGAGGAGCACGCCGAGCGTGGGTCGTCGCGGCGGCGACGGGGCT
Proteins encoded in this region:
- the murJ gene encoding murein biosynthesis integral membrane protein MurJ; this encodes MTTGNDEHDQDPWLRADPYERERHAPRPHSPYAEDGPEPEPGWYEPDAPTIEMPILDEMLLQQSGPRLRTRADDQVRPTRRPSPPRPGRPPPPEPPPEEEEQPSSSKSSRLVAIAIFLSSCAGLVRETVIASFLGTGPAADAFKAALRIPNMLQNLLGEGVLSASFIPVYARLRDEGNEREAGRLAGAIAGLLLVITGIISLVGVMFAEPIARVLVTGFEGETFALTVRLVRIMFPGIGFLVLSAWCLGVLNSHRKFFLSYIAPVLWNAAQIAALFAAGLTHQSQWRMATALAWGVLVGGLLQLLVQLRPVLGLLGRNMRLSLDTRSAPVRSVVTRFMPVIVGKGIVQFIIYIDLWLASFLATGAVSSLFYALLLYQLPISMFGLGVAAAELPDLSQVSVHDPETRRLFRRRLEDGMARIAFYVLPIATMYVVVGDVIVGAIFQRGKFGWDDTWGVWLALAVFAIGLPATTSSRLLQNGLYALDDPKTPPRLSVIRVVVSTVVSLAVMFPLDRLTIGSNGVQGWDDFWAVGPLPSSVRLNTEFVHLGLIAFAIGATVAAIVEYRMLARAVAWRIGRTRMAGRWLNPIAASCAVSATVAFGLVTVLPNSWPALLLAPLVLGPAGVVYLVMTRWLQVPEAAALTARLPLPGLGR